The Henckelia pumila isolate YLH828 chromosome 2, ASM3356847v2, whole genome shotgun sequence genome includes a window with the following:
- the LOC140877986 gene encoding uncharacterized protein — protein MNERRTHKVKYKDTTKFQYLPISLLKKPWDISDGFLDHSMISPIEACLMEERDGIPNGWPLGLGNIMNSTIRVAHTARPPPPPRDPPPPYASAVQYRSSSFSSLSTTSNLDTESTASFFPDQSVSLGWLFGIRDKGGDERRRCVTVIDMSNVRGSDLGTHDGHENSRGLCVPLLLLVGRLSRRGSISGN, from the exons ATGAATGAACGAAGAACACATAAAGTAAAATATAAGGATACCACAAAATTCCAATATTTGCCAATTAGTCTACTAAAAAAGCCATGGGATATCTCCGATGGCTTTCTTGATCATTCTATGATTTCCCCCATTGAAGCCTGTCTCATGGAGGAG AGGGATGGGATACCAAACGGGTGGCCCCTTGGTCTTGGAAACATCATGAACTCTACAATAAGAGTGGCACATACTGCCCGGCCACCGCCACCGCCACGAGATCCGCCGCCGCCTTATGCCTCTGCCGTTCAGTACCGCTCCTCCAGTTTCTCTTCGTTGTCAACGACCTCTAATCTTGACACTGAG TCCACGGCATCTTTTTTTCCGGACCAAAGTGTGTCTCTTGGCTGGCTATTCGGGATTAGGGACAAAGGAGGAGACGAACGACGACGTTGTGTTACTGTTATCGACATGTCAAATGTTAGAGGGTCCGATTTGGGCACACACGACGGCCATGAAAATTCTCGAGGACTCTGTGTTCCTCTTCTACTTCTAGTTGGGAGATTGAGTCGAAGAGGAAGCATTTCtggaaattaa
- the LOC140885330 gene encoding uncharacterized protein — MDIDTARLEIVLVDPKVVVSDVVTTREAQFHVDIEFSCDLVMCECYDNVSLGHIVRPRFMTKSVRMDIKQLMDPEYSHRMIARELGEWPLDDRNRCKLSKFAFKIAKDLMRFMPPQHNVLVIPFCVSVECNRHVDENIAMEWMDVNPMLEEEPADFDEVFPASDSADFQMVPASDSSVDEYLNIKTTTCEDEEESCSICLEDFYAGCQVLSMPCSHIFHQDCIKKWLKSSHYCPMCRFQMPC; from the coding sequence ATGGATATCGACACTGCCCGATTAGAGATAGTCTTGGTCGACCCAAAAGTCGTCGTCTCCGACGTGGTGACCACACGTGAAGCCCAATTTCATGTGGACATCGAATTTTCTTGCGACCTGGTGATGTGCGAGTGCTACGACAATGTCTCCCTGGGACATATCGTGCGACCAAGATTCATGACAAAATCAGTCCGTATGGATATCAAGCAACTCATGGACCCCGAATACTCGCACCGAATGATCGCCCGGGAGTTGGGAGAATGGCCTCTGGACGATCGCAACCGTTGCAAGTTGAGCAAATTCGCATTCAAAATCGCTAAAGATCTGATGAGGTTTATGCCTCCGCAACACAATGTTTTGGTGATTCCTTTCTGTGTGTCGGTGGAATGCAACAGACACGTCGACGAGAATATTGCAATGGAATGGATGGATGTCAATCCAATGTTAGAGGAAGAACCTGCTGATTTTGATGAGGTGTTTCCAGCTTCAGATTCCGCCGATTTTCAGATGGTTCCGGCTTCAGATTCTTCCgttgatgaatatttgaatatCAAGACTACTACCTGCGAAGACGAAGAGGAGAGTTGTTCCATCTGTCTAGAAGATTTCTACGCTGGATGTCAAGTTTTATCGATGCCATGTTCGCATATTTTTCACCAAGATTGCATCAAGAAGTGGCTCAAATCTAGCCATTACTGTCCTATGTGCCGTTTCCAGATGCCTTGTTAA